Part of the Paenibacillus sp. YPG26 genome, ATTTCAGGAATCGCTGTCTGAATTTGATCCCAAGGATCTGTATCCTTATGCTCCTCCGGCTGGCAAGCCCGAGCTTCGCAAGGTATGGCGCAGCAAGATGCTGCAGGAGAACCCTTCTCTGGAAGGCAAGAGCTTCGGCAATCCTGTCGTGACGAACGCGCTCACCCACGGACTCAGCATAGTGGCGGATCTCTTTGTGGGTGAAGGAGACGCGGTGATCTACCCGGATAAGAACTGGGAGAACTACGAGCTGACCTTCGGAATCCGCCGTCACGGTCATATCGTGAACTACCCGCTGTTCACAGAGCAGATGACTTTTAACAGTGCGGGTCTTCGTGAAGCATTGCTGGCACAGAAGGACAAGGGCAAGGCTGTAGTCATTCTGAACTTCCCTAACAACCCGACCGGCTATACTCCCGGGGAAGCGGAAGGCCGTGAGATTGTTGACGCCCTGTATGAAGCGGCAGAGGCGGGCATCAACTTGGTTGTCGTTACCGATGATGCCTACTTCGGACTGTTCTTCGAAGACTCCATGCATGAATCCTTGTTCGGCAAGCTGGCGGGACTTCATCCGCGGATCCTTCCTGTCAAAATTGACGGAGCGACCAAGGAAGAGTACGTATGGGGCTTCCGCGTTGGCTTCATTACATTTGCCAGTGACAATCAGGAGGTGCTCACCGCGCTGGAACAGAAGACCCTTGGCATTATCCGGTCGACCATTTCAAGCGGAGCTCATCCTTCCCAGACTTTTGTCCTTGAAGCGCTTAAGTCTCCGGAGTTCGGATCTCAGAAGGAAGAGAAGTTCGGCGTGATG contains:
- a CDS encoding aminotransferase class I/II-fold pyridoxal phosphate-dependent enzyme translates to MNPLAEQLNENIKAGNANVYEVLSTLGREIYFPKEGILSQSAEATANAKKYNATIGIATENGGPMHLAVFQESLSEFDPKDLYPYAPPAGKPELRKVWRSKMLQENPSLEGKSFGNPVVTNALTHGLSIVADLFVGEGDAVIYPDKNWENYELTFGIRRHGHIVNYPLFTEQMTFNSAGLREALLAQKDKGKAVVILNFPNNPTGYTPGEAEGREIVDALYEAAEAGINLVVVTDDAYFGLFFEDSMHESLFGKLAGLHPRILPVKIDGATKEEYVWGFRVGFITFASDNQEVLTALEQKTLGIIRSTISSGAHPSQTFVLEALKSPEFGSQKEEKFGVMKGRANKVKSLLDSGKYGDVWDYYPFNSGYFMCLKLKDVSAEAVRQHLIHQYGVGTIALGEHDLRVAFSCIAEENLEELYDLIYQAVQDLQQS